In Arthrobacter sp. UKPF54-2, the following are encoded in one genomic region:
- the hpaE gene encoding 5-carboxymethyl-2-hydroxymuconate semialdehyde dehydrogenase gives MAEHYIPDDLPARIRHYINGEFVDSVSGKTFDVLDPVSNETYATAAAGQKEDIDLAVAAARKAFTEGPWPRMKPRERARVLNRIADAVEAQESRLAQLETFDTGLPITQAKGQALRAAENFRFFADLIVAQFDDAMKVPGAQINYVNRKPIGVAGLITPWNTPFMLESWKLAPALATGNTVVLKPAEFTPLSASLWAKIFKDAGLPDGVFNLVNGLGEEAGDALVKHPDVPLISFTGETTTGKTIFRNAAENLKGLSMELGGKSPAIIFADADLDAAIDSTLFGVFSLNGERCTAGSRILVERAVYEEFCEKYAARAKNIVVGDPHDPKTEVGALVHPEHYEKVSRYVEIGKSEGRLLAGGGRPESLPTGNYIAPTVFADVAPDARIFQEEIFGPVVAITPFDTDDEALALANNTRYGLAGYVWTNNLTRAHTFSQNLEAGMVWLNSHNVRDLRTPFGGVKASGLGHEGGYRSIDFYTDQQAVHITLGAVHTPKFGAAT, from the coding sequence ATGGCCGAGCACTACATCCCGGACGACCTCCCCGCCCGGATCCGGCACTACATCAACGGCGAATTCGTCGACTCCGTCAGCGGCAAGACCTTCGACGTCCTGGACCCGGTCTCCAACGAGACCTACGCCACCGCCGCCGCCGGCCAGAAAGAGGACATCGACCTCGCCGTCGCCGCCGCGCGCAAGGCCTTTACCGAGGGCCCGTGGCCGCGGATGAAACCGCGCGAACGCGCCCGCGTCCTGAACAGGATCGCCGACGCGGTCGAGGCCCAGGAGAGCCGCCTCGCGCAGCTCGAAACCTTCGACACCGGCCTGCCGATCACCCAGGCCAAGGGCCAGGCGCTGCGCGCGGCCGAGAACTTCCGCTTCTTCGCCGACCTGATCGTGGCCCAGTTCGACGACGCCATGAAGGTCCCCGGCGCCCAGATCAACTACGTCAACCGCAAGCCGATCGGCGTCGCCGGCCTCATCACCCCGTGGAACACGCCCTTTATGCTCGAATCCTGGAAGCTCGCCCCGGCGCTGGCCACCGGCAACACCGTGGTCCTCAAGCCTGCCGAATTCACCCCGCTCTCCGCCTCGCTCTGGGCGAAGATCTTCAAGGACGCCGGCCTGCCCGACGGTGTCTTCAACCTGGTCAACGGCCTGGGCGAGGAGGCCGGGGACGCCCTGGTCAAGCACCCAGACGTGCCGCTGATCTCCTTCACCGGTGAAACCACCACGGGCAAGACGATCTTCCGCAACGCCGCGGAGAACCTCAAGGGCCTCTCGATGGAACTTGGCGGCAAGAGCCCGGCGATCATCTTCGCCGACGCCGACCTCGACGCCGCGATCGACTCGACCCTGTTCGGCGTGTTCTCGCTCAACGGCGAACGCTGCACCGCCGGCTCCCGGATCCTGGTGGAACGCGCCGTGTACGAGGAGTTCTGTGAGAAGTACGCCGCCCGGGCGAAGAACATCGTCGTCGGCGATCCGCATGATCCGAAGACCGAGGTCGGAGCCCTGGTCCACCCGGAGCACTACGAGAAGGTCTCCCGCTACGTGGAGATCGGCAAGTCCGAGGGCCGGCTGCTGGCCGGTGGGGGCCGCCCGGAGTCCCTGCCCACCGGCAACTACATCGCCCCCACGGTCTTTGCCGACGTCGCCCCGGACGCCCGGATCTTCCAGGAGGAGATCTTCGGCCCCGTCGTCGCCATCACCCCCTTCGACACCGACGACGAAGCCCTCGCGCTCGCGAACAACACCCGCTACGGCCTGGCCGGCTACGTCTGGACGAACAACCTGACGCGGGCGCACACCTTCTCGCAGAACCTCGAGGCGGGCATGGTGTGGCTCAACAGCCACAACGTCCGGGACCTGCGCACCCCGTTCGGCGGGGTCAAGGCCTCGGGCCTCGGCCACGAGGGCGGCTACCGGTCCATCGACTTCTACACCGACCAGCAGGCCGTTCACATCACCCTGGGCGCCGTCCACACCCCGAAGTTCGGCGCCGCGACCTGA
- a CDS encoding IclR family transcriptional regulator — translation MTLTAGSAQTSPSQTLSRGIRALEILADAPEPLTIAELADAMGVHRSVAYRILRTLEDHSLLVRDDGGRVQPGPGLAVLARGVARNLQTAALPELTQLANALDMSAFVAVWDREDCVTLVTVDPRRTGAAVVQHPGSRHPVSAGAPGIAIQSALSEREWHSLAPGIPYRPEAAEARRRGYAASHDEVIPGVSSLAVPVSVPGGRPAALAVVYIRDAQDPAEVAAALAASAARIEAQLG, via the coding sequence ATGACACTGACCGCCGGCAGCGCCCAGACCTCCCCGTCCCAGACGCTCTCCCGAGGCATCCGGGCGCTGGAGATTCTCGCCGACGCGCCGGAGCCGCTCACCATCGCCGAGCTCGCAGATGCCATGGGGGTCCACCGCTCGGTCGCCTACCGCATCCTGCGCACCCTCGAGGACCACTCACTGCTGGTCCGCGACGACGGCGGGCGGGTCCAGCCCGGCCCCGGCCTGGCTGTCCTCGCCCGCGGCGTGGCCCGCAACCTGCAGACCGCGGCCCTCCCCGAGCTCACCCAGCTGGCCAACGCCCTGGACATGAGCGCCTTTGTGGCCGTCTGGGACCGCGAAGACTGCGTCACACTCGTGACCGTCGATCCCCGCCGTACGGGGGCGGCCGTGGTCCAGCATCCCGGATCCCGGCACCCGGTCAGCGCGGGCGCCCCGGGCATCGCCATCCAGTCGGCGCTCTCGGAGCGGGAATGGCACAGCCTCGCCCCCGGCATTCCCTACCGCCCCGAGGCCGCCGAGGCCCGCCGCCGCGGCTACGCGGCCAGCCACGACGAAGTCATCCCGGGGGTTTCCTCGCTGGCCGTGCCGGTCAGCGTACCTGGCGGTCGGCCGGCTGCCCTGGCGGTGGTCTACATCCGAGACGCGCAGGATCCCGCGGAGGTTGCGGCCGCCCTGGCCGCGAGTGCCGCGCGCATCGAGGCCCAGCTGGGCTGA
- a CDS encoding MFS transporter has product MTATSTVDSEAGPSSKHEERKVLAGTLVGTTIEWYDFFIFAQLTATLLSPLFLAPLNASNPGLAQILSFALIGISFLFRPLGAIIAGHLGDRLGRKAMLVFTLVMMGAATALIGLLPTYAQIGVWAPVLLILLRIIQGFSAGGEWGGAALMAVEHAPMSKRGLFGAYPQIGVPVGMILATGLLYFLNTSMSKEDFASWGWRVPFLLSIVLIVVGYLIRRAVAESPVFKEMQERKEESKAPLGELVRKHKKAVLYSTMIFIGNNAAGYLLIAFFISYATKSLKMPTPQILLATTLASFGWLIFTLVGGWLSDKIGRVKTFLIGYGIVFAWMIPMFALIDTKDIVLYGVALFVLTIGLGLSYGPMSAMYAEMFPANVRYSGISIGYAFGAILGGAFAATIAEALLQGTKWTGSIGIYIMILCVISAVGVVLAKETKGRPLGVSRHH; this is encoded by the coding sequence ATGACCGCAACTTCAACCGTCGATTCAGAGGCGGGCCCCAGCAGCAAGCATGAGGAACGCAAGGTCCTCGCCGGGACGCTGGTCGGTACCACGATCGAGTGGTACGACTTCTTCATCTTCGCGCAGCTGACCGCAACGCTGCTCTCCCCGCTTTTCCTGGCGCCGCTGAACGCCTCCAACCCGGGCCTGGCGCAGATCCTGTCCTTCGCGCTGATCGGCATCAGCTTCCTGTTCCGCCCGCTCGGCGCCATCATCGCCGGCCACCTCGGCGACCGCCTGGGCCGCAAGGCGATGCTGGTCTTCACCCTGGTGATGATGGGTGCCGCGACCGCCCTGATCGGCTTGCTGCCGACCTACGCCCAGATCGGCGTCTGGGCCCCCGTCCTGCTGATCCTGCTGCGCATCATCCAGGGCTTTTCCGCCGGCGGTGAATGGGGCGGCGCTGCCCTGATGGCCGTGGAGCACGCTCCGATGAGCAAGCGCGGCCTGTTCGGCGCCTACCCGCAGATCGGCGTTCCGGTGGGCATGATCCTCGCGACGGGCCTGCTGTACTTCCTCAACACGTCCATGTCCAAGGAAGATTTTGCGTCCTGGGGCTGGCGGGTGCCGTTCCTGCTCTCCATCGTGCTGATTGTGGTCGGGTACCTGATCCGCCGCGCCGTGGCCGAGAGCCCGGTCTTCAAGGAAATGCAGGAGCGCAAAGAGGAAAGCAAGGCGCCCCTGGGCGAGCTGGTCCGCAAGCACAAGAAGGCCGTCCTCTACTCGACGATGATCTTCATCGGCAACAACGCCGCCGGTTACCTGCTGATCGCCTTCTTCATCTCCTACGCCACCAAGTCGCTGAAGATGCCCACCCCGCAGATCCTGCTGGCCACCACCCTGGCATCCTTCGGCTGGCTCATCTTCACCCTGGTCGGCGGCTGGCTCTCCGACAAGATCGGCCGGGTCAAGACCTTCCTGATCGGCTACGGCATCGTCTTCGCTTGGATGATCCCGATGTTCGCCCTGATCGACACCAAGGACATCGTGCTCTACGGCGTGGCCCTTTTCGTCCTGACCATCGGCCTGGGCCTGTCCTACGGCCCGATGTCCGCCATGTACGCCGAAATGTTCCCGGCGAACGTGCGCTACTCGGGCATCTCGATCGGCTACGCGTTCGGCGCCATCCTCGGCGGCGCTTTCGCGGCCACCATCGCGGAAGCCCTGCTGCAGGGCACCAAGTGGACCGGCTCGATCGGCATCTACATCATGATCCTCTGCGTGATCTCCGCCGTCGGCGTCGTCCTGGCCAAGGAAACCAAGGGCCGCCCGCTCGGCGTCAGCCGCCACCACTAG
- a CDS encoding alpha/beta fold hydrolase, with the protein MSGRHTGERHSHTVEGTDPQLYVGVHDPKDDAGLRPVLLLHGFSSSSKLNWEDSGWITALTEAGRRVITVDLPGHGRSGAPEDRDSYSPSRIRADLLQIAFDAGARPLRDGDPASGLDVIGYSLGSRLAWEFGATQHELVHRLVLGGPNVADPLADFDLVAAQRYLADGTPIADASTAGLLKMAQLLPSNNIFALLSLVEAIKDEPFDPAEAVPPMPMLLVAGEKDERAESMPELAALGAKAGALVEQLILPARNHTNAITSRAFKQGAIEFLGA; encoded by the coding sequence ATGAGCGGCAGACACACCGGCGAACGGCATTCCCACACCGTCGAGGGCACGGACCCCCAGTTGTACGTCGGGGTGCATGATCCCAAGGACGACGCCGGCCTGCGCCCGGTGCTGCTGCTGCACGGCTTCTCCTCCTCCTCCAAGCTCAACTGGGAGGACAGCGGCTGGATCACGGCCCTGACCGAGGCCGGACGCCGCGTCATTACGGTGGATCTGCCGGGCCACGGCCGCAGCGGCGCCCCCGAGGACCGCGACTCCTACTCCCCCAGCCGGATCCGGGCGGACCTGCTGCAGATCGCGTTCGACGCCGGCGCCCGCCCGCTGCGCGACGGCGACCCGGCCAGCGGGCTGGACGTCATCGGCTACTCGCTGGGTTCCCGGCTGGCCTGGGAATTCGGCGCCACCCAGCACGAGCTGGTGCACCGGCTGGTCCTGGGCGGACCCAACGTGGCGGACCCGCTGGCGGACTTCGACCTCGTGGCGGCGCAGCGGTACCTGGCCGACGGCACCCCGATCGCGGACGCGTCCACCGCCGGGCTGCTCAAGATGGCGCAGCTGCTGCCGAGCAACAACATTTTTGCCCTGCTGTCCCTGGTGGAGGCGATCAAGGACGAGCCGTTCGACCCCGCCGAGGCCGTGCCGCCGATGCCGATGCTGCTGGTGGCCGGCGAGAAGGACGAGCGGGCCGAATCCATGCCCGAGCTCGCGGCGCTGGGCGCCAAAGCAGGGGCGCTGGTGGAACAGCTCATCCTGCCGGCCCGGAACCACACCAATGCCATCACCAGCCGCGCCTTCAAGCAGGGCGCCATCGAGTTCCTGGGCGCCTGA
- a CDS encoding biotin/lipoyl-containing protein: MAEISFPLPDLGEGLIEATLLEWLVAPGDQVERNQPLVEVETTKSAVELPSPQAGKVVRIHGGPGDKINVGEPLIVFEVPDNTAGIVGTVPKEEAPKRRVRLSAVLDED, translated from the coding sequence GTGGCTGAAATTTCCTTCCCGCTGCCGGATCTCGGCGAGGGCCTGATCGAGGCGACCTTGCTGGAATGGCTGGTCGCCCCGGGCGACCAGGTAGAGCGCAACCAGCCCCTGGTGGAGGTCGAAACCACCAAGTCGGCCGTTGAATTGCCCAGCCCGCAGGCGGGTAAGGTAGTGCGTATCCACGGCGGGCCCGGCGACAAGATCAACGTCGGCGAGCCCCTGATCGTGTTCGAGGTGCCGGACAACACCGCCGGCATCGTGGGCACGGTCCCGAAGGAAGAGGCACCGAAGCGCCGGGTCCGCCTGAGCGCCGTACTTGATGAGGACTGA
- a CDS encoding alpha-ketoacid dehydrogenase subunit beta, which yields MSNPTIESRTSPAATAPAATTVMSMQQALNRALDEVLADNPKAVIFGEDCGRLGGVFRITDGLQAKHGEQRVFDTPLAESGILGMSVGLAMAGFHPIPEVQFDGFAYPAINQIVCQIARMNYRSRGTLPMPITLRVPSFGGIRAPEHHGESLEALFAHVPGLKVVSPSTPHEAYHLLKYAATRPDPVIFMEPKSRYWQKGEVDPATHDADGGSPTGAKVMREGRHLTLVAWGAMVARCLQVAELAAEDGIDIEVLDLRWLKPIDAAALAASVRKTRRAVVVHEAPLTSGLGAEVAQLITQSCFDTLRAPVERVTGFDVPYPSGDLEDEYIPNIDRILFGIQRVLEYKRG from the coding sequence ATGTCTAACCCGACCATTGAAAGCCGAACCTCGCCGGCGGCGACTGCCCCCGCGGCCACCACCGTGATGTCCATGCAGCAGGCGCTCAACCGGGCCCTCGACGAGGTCCTCGCGGATAACCCCAAGGCCGTCATCTTCGGCGAGGACTGCGGCCGGCTCGGCGGGGTCTTCCGGATCACCGACGGGCTGCAGGCCAAGCACGGCGAGCAGCGCGTCTTCGACACCCCGCTGGCGGAATCCGGCATCCTCGGCATGTCCGTGGGCCTGGCCATGGCCGGCTTCCACCCCATCCCCGAGGTCCAGTTCGACGGCTTCGCGTACCCGGCCATCAACCAGATCGTCTGCCAGATCGCCCGGATGAACTACCGCAGCCGCGGCACCCTGCCGATGCCGATCACCCTCCGGGTGCCCAGCTTCGGCGGCATCCGCGCCCCCGAACACCACGGCGAAAGCCTCGAGGCGCTCTTCGCCCACGTGCCTGGCCTGAAGGTGGTCTCGCCGTCGACCCCGCATGAGGCCTACCACCTGCTCAAGTACGCCGCCACGCGGCCGGACCCGGTCATCTTTATGGAGCCGAAGTCCCGCTACTGGCAGAAGGGCGAAGTGGACCCCGCCACGCACGACGCCGACGGCGGCTCCCCCACCGGAGCGAAGGTCATGCGGGAGGGACGGCACCTGACCCTGGTGGCGTGGGGTGCGATGGTGGCCCGCTGCCTCCAGGTGGCCGAGCTCGCCGCCGAGGACGGGATCGACATCGAGGTCCTGGACCTGCGCTGGCTCAAGCCAATCGACGCCGCCGCACTGGCCGCGTCCGTGCGCAAGACGCGCCGCGCCGTCGTCGTCCATGAGGCGCCGCTGACCTCCGGTCTGGGCGCCGAGGTGGCGCAGCTGATCACGCAGAGCTGCTTCGACACGCTGCGCGCCCCCGTGGAGCGTGTCACCGGCTTCGACGTCCCGTACCCCTCGGGCGATCTTGAGGACGAATACATCCCGAACATTGACCGGATCCTCTTCGGCATCCAGCGAGTATTGGAGTACAAACGTGGCTGA
- a CDS encoding thiamine pyrophosphate-dependent enzyme: MDTLPLAVSGGDAGPLTPAELRELYTLMVAVRHLDTSAIAWQRQGIIPGYAPELGQEAAQVGSGYAVDTTRDFVFPTYREMGVARTMGVDMVGYMSTHKATWHGGLYNPLESRLAPIQAVVAGSVLHAVGWAHGQTLENSDGGTTGVALTYFGDGASSQGDVHEALNFAAVMKAPVVFFVQNNGWAISVPTERQVAGGSVAARAAGYGMPALQIDGDDVVAVVEATRRAFAHARAGNGPVLIEAMTYRRGPHSTSDDPGRYRSLDEERDGAGEDPLERLRKRLLADGIADEAFFAEALAAAKAEEEHIRNGIQALGSRPGTEMFDLVFQETTPALQAQAANWREESEHV, from the coding sequence ATGGACACACTCCCCCTCGCGGTTTCCGGCGGCGACGCCGGCCCGCTCACCCCCGCCGAGCTCCGAGAGCTGTACACCCTGATGGTCGCCGTCCGGCACCTCGACACCTCGGCCATCGCCTGGCAGCGGCAGGGCATCATCCCCGGCTACGCCCCGGAACTCGGCCAGGAGGCGGCCCAGGTGGGCAGCGGCTACGCCGTCGACACCACCCGCGACTTCGTCTTCCCCACCTACCGCGAGATGGGCGTCGCCCGGACCATGGGCGTGGACATGGTGGGCTACATGTCCACCCACAAGGCCACCTGGCACGGCGGCCTCTACAACCCGCTGGAATCCCGGCTTGCCCCGATCCAGGCCGTGGTGGCCGGGTCCGTACTGCACGCCGTCGGCTGGGCCCACGGCCAGACCCTCGAGAACAGCGACGGCGGAACCACCGGCGTCGCGCTGACCTACTTCGGCGACGGCGCATCCTCGCAGGGTGACGTCCACGAGGCGCTGAACTTTGCCGCCGTAATGAAGGCGCCCGTGGTGTTCTTCGTCCAGAACAACGGCTGGGCCATCTCGGTGCCCACCGAACGCCAGGTCGCCGGCGGCTCCGTCGCCGCCCGCGCCGCCGGGTACGGCATGCCGGCGCTGCAGATCGACGGCGACGACGTCGTCGCCGTCGTCGAGGCCACCCGCCGCGCCTTCGCGCACGCCCGGGCCGGCAACGGTCCCGTGCTGATCGAGGCGATGACGTACCGCCGTGGCCCGCACTCCACTTCCGATGACCCCGGCCGCTACCGTTCCCTCGACGAGGAGCGCGACGGCGCCGGCGAGGATCCGCTGGAGCGCCTGCGCAAGCGGCTGCTCGCCGACGGGATCGCCGACGAGGCCTTCTTCGCCGAGGCCCTCGCCGCCGCCAAGGCCGAAGAGGAGCATATCCGCAACGGCATCCAGGCCCTCGGCTCCCGGCCCGGCACCGAAATGTTTGACCTGGTCTTCCAGGAAACCACCCCTGCCCTGCAGGCCCAGGCCGCCAACTGGCGCGAGGAGTCCGAGCATGTCTAA